From a region of the Eulemur rufifrons isolate Redbay chromosome 7, OSU_ERuf_1, whole genome shotgun sequence genome:
- the NECTIN3 gene encoding nectin-3 isoform X1: MARTPGPAPLCPGGGKAQLSSASPPGAGLLLPPPTPPPLLLLLFPLLLFSRLCGALAGPIIVEPHVTAVWGKNVSLKCLIEVNETITQISWEKIHGKSSQTVAVHHPQYGFSVQGEYQGRVLFKNYSLNDATITLHNIGFSDSGKYICKAVTFPLGNAQSSTTVTVLVEPTVSLIKGPDSLIDGGNETVAAVCIAATGKPVAHIDWEGDLGEMESTTTSFPNETATIVSQYKLFPTRFARGRRITCVVKHPALEKDIRYSFVLDIQYAPEVSVTGYDGNWFVGRKGVNLKCNADANPPPFKSVWSRLDGQWPDGLLASDNTLHFVQPLTFNYSGVYICKVTNSLGQRSDQKVIYISDPPTTTTLQPTIQWHPSTADIEDLATEPKKLPFPLSTLATIKDDTIGTIIASVVGGALFIVLVSVLAGIFCYRRRRTFRGDYFAKNYIPPSDMQKESQIDVLQQEELDSYPDSVKKEIKNPVNNLIRKDYLEEPEKTQWNNVENLNRFERPMDYYEDLKMGMKFVSDEHYDENEDDLVSHVDGSVISRREWYV; this comes from the exons GTGCCTTAGCTGGACCAATTATTGTGGAGCCACATGTCACAGCGGTATGGGGAAAGAATGTTTCATTGAAGTGTTTAATTGAAGTAAATGAAACCATAACACAAATTTCATGGGAGAAGATTCATGGTAAAAGTTCACAGACTGTTGCAGTTCATCATCCTCAATATGGATTCTCTGTTCAAGGAGAATATCAGGGAAGAGTCTTGTTTAAAAACTATTCACTTAATGATGCAACAATTACTCTACATAACATAGGATTCTCTGATTCTGGAAAATACATATGCAAAGCTGTTACATTCCCACTTGGAAATGCCCAGTCCTCTACAACCGTAACTGTGTTAG ttgAACCCACTGTGAGCCTGATAAAAGGGCCAGATTCTTTAATTGATGGAGGAAATGAAACAGTAGCAGCCGTTTGTATAGCAGCCACTGGAAAACCAGTTGCACATATTGACTGGGAAGGTGATCTTGGTGAAATGGAATCTACTACAACTTCTTTTCCAAATGAAACAGCAACGATTGTCAGCCAATACAAGCTGTTTCCAACCAGATTTGCTAGAGGAAGGCGAATTACTTGTGTTGTGAAACATCCAGCCTTGGAAAAGGACATCCGATATTCTTTTGTGTTAGACATACAGT atgctCCTGAAGTTTCAGTAACAGGGTATGATGGAAATTGGTTTGTAGGAAGAAAAGGTGTTAATCTCAAGTGTAATGCTGATGCAAATCCACCACCCTTCAAATCTGTGTGGAGCAG gttgGATGGACAGTGGCCTGATGGTTTATTGGCTTCAGACAATACTCTTCATTTTGTCCAACCACTGACTTTCAATTATTCTGGTGTTTATATCTGTAAAGTGACCAATTCCCTTGGTCAAAGAAGTGATCAAAAGGTCATCTACATTTCAG ATCCTCCTACTACTACCACCCTTCAGCCTACAATTCAGTGGCATCCCTCAACTGCTGACATCGAGGATCTAGCAACAGAACCTAAAAAATTGCCCTTCCCATTGTCAACTTTGGCAACAATTAAGGATGACACAATTGGCACGATCATTGCTAGTGTAGTGGGTGGGGCTCTCTTCATAGTACTTGTAAGTGTTTTGGCTGGAATATTCTGCTATAGGAGAAGACGGACGTTTCGTGGAGACTACTTTGCCAAGAACTACATTCCACCATCAGATATGCAAAAAGAATCACAAATAGATGTTCTTCAACAAGAGGAGCTTGATTCTTACCCAGAcagtgtaaaaaaagaaattaaaaatccagtAAACAATCTAATACGTAAAGACTATTTAGAAGAGCCTGAAAAAACTCAGTGGAACAATGTAGAAAATCTCAATAGGTTTGAAAGACCAATGGATTATTATGAAGATCTAAAAATGGGAATGAAATTCGTCAGTGATGAACATTATGACGAAAATGAAGATGACTTAGTTTCACATGTAGATGGTTCCGTAATTTCCAGGAGGGAGTGGTATGTTTAG